One segment of Platichthys flesus chromosome 15, fPlaFle2.1, whole genome shotgun sequence DNA contains the following:
- the LOC133970220 gene encoding ankyrin repeat domain-containing protein SOWAHA-like, whose amino-acid sequence MSLTQESVLSLLVSEGGRVKKSELVRKFKDSVDCVDPAQKERNKELFKTFVNNVAVVREIDGVRYVVVKKVYQHLLEGAQTESEEEPGGEGPAGAGEQQRLPVRDQGSAGPGEDEPDGPDLDQASESSDNPTEPLCPIQLALRRTRFTDVRVKRMLHFEVQSQGTSGDGCFTRGEAIKSKTIQSKPFALPLRCPPSVTRVEVHKLKVDHDDPPEGPTPDAYRSKRGPPSVEDRTGSSVGSPQLRRLVKSTKASEEQKENRVPSLVPLEPSEHEWLVKCAAGHWSQAYGLLLRDSQLAEKRDFMSGFTGLHWAAKWGNSDMLTKIVDLSRQGGVELDINARTHGGYTPLHIAALHDQEYIIATLVGEHNADVRVRDNCGKRAYHYLHKGVAKSVREMLSEPKVQPAPDRAPPEREEPELFPDLPKGLHSISRLFQPHVTGLKKKPKQRSALYSLSDDPAEEREDSGFRKRVLSEALI is encoded by the coding sequence ATGTCGTTGACGCAGGAGTCCGTCCTGTCTCTGCTCGTGTCGGAGGGAGGCCGAGTGAAGAAGTCCGAGCTGGTGAGGAAGTTTAAAGACTCGGTGGACTGCGTGGACCCCGCACAGAAGGAGCGGAACAAGGAGCTTTTCAAGACCTTCGTCAACAACGTCGCCGTCGTCCGAGAAATCGACGGCGTCCGCTATGTCGTGGTAAAAAAAGTGTACCAGCATTTACTGGAGGGAGCCCAGACCGAGAGCGAGGAGGAGCCGGGAGGCGAAGGACCTGCGGGGGCAGGTGAGCAGCAGCGCCTACCTGTGCGGGACCAGGGCTCTGCGGGTCCTGGAGAAGACGAGCCAGATGGTCCTGACCTGGATCAGGCGAGTGAAAGTAGTGACAACCCCACCGAACCACTTTGTCCCATACAGCTGGCTCTGCGGAGGACCAGGTTCACGGACGTTAGGGTTAAACGGATGCTGCATTTTGAGGTACAGAGCCAGGGCACCAGTGGAGATGGTTGCTTTACAAGGGGTGAAGCAATAAAGTCCAAAACCATCCAGAGCAAACCTTTCGCCTTGCCCCTGAGATGCCCCCCCAGCGTCACTAGGGTGGAGGTCCACAAGCTGAAGGTGGACCATGATGATCCTCCTGAAGGTCCAACACCAGATGCCTACAGGTCCAAGAGAGGACCCCCCTCAGTGGAGGACAGGACGGGCAGCAGCGTGGGCTCACCCCAGCTCAGGAGGTTGGTGAAGAGCACCAAGGcgtcagaggagcagaaagagaacAGGGTTCCCTCCCTGGTTCCGCTGGAGCCGTCGGAGCATGAGTGGCTGGTCAAGTGTGCCGCCGGCCACTGGAGCCAGGCCTACGGcctgctgctgagagacagccaGCTGGCCGAGAAGAGGGACTTCATGTCAGGGTTCACCGGCCTGCACTGGGCAGCCAAGTGGGGAAACAGTGACATGCTCACCAAGATTGTTGACCTGTCGAGGCAGGGGGGAGTGGAACTCGACATTAACGCGAGGACACATGGCGGTTACACTCCTCTGCACATTGCCGCCTTGCACGACCAGGAGTATATCATTGCCACGCTGGTCGGGGAGCACAACGCCGACGTGAGGGTCAGGGACAACTGCGGGAAAAGGGCCTACCACTATCTGCACAAGGGTGTTGCCAAGAGTGTAAGGGAGATGCTGAGTGAACCCAAGGTCCAGCCGGCTCCGGACAGGGCCCCGCCTGAGAGAGAAGAGCCGGAGCTGTTCCCAGATCTCCCCAAGGGTCTGCATTCAATAAGCCGTCTCTTCCAGCCGCACGTGACCGGCCTCAAGAAGAAGCCCAAGCAAAGGTCAGCGCTGTACTCCCTGAGCGACGACCccgctgaggagagagaggacagcgGCTTCAGAAAGAGAgtcctgtcagaagctttgATCTAA